In one Bacillus sp. Marseille-P3661 genomic region, the following are encoded:
- a CDS encoding DUF2249 domain-containing protein, which produces MTEQINKVVELDVREDIQNKQDPFQKIMCTIETFNSGDTLILYAPFKPTPLLGVLGSKGYTSETEELAQDYWKVTFIKG; this is translated from the coding sequence ATGACTGAACAAATTAATAAAGTAGTTGAACTTGATGTCAGAGAAGATATCCAAAACAAGCAAGATCCATTTCAAAAAATTATGTGCACCATTGAGACATTTAATAGTGGAGATACTTTAATATTATACGCTCCATTTAAACCTACTCCTCTTCTTGGTGTACTTGGTTCTAAAGGTTATACTTCCGAGACAGAAGAACTTGCTCAAGATTACTGGAAAGTAACCTTTATAAAAGGTTAA
- a CDS encoding TIGR04053 family radical SAM/SPASM domain-containing protein, protein MFSRDYHKDPFIVIWELTRACQLKCLHCRAEAQYKRDPRELSFEEGKKLIDDIYEMNNPMLVFTGGDPLMREDVYDIADYAIKKGVRVSMTPSATPNVTKEAIEKAKEVGLARWAFSLDGPTAEIHDHFRGTNGSFDLTMKAIKYLHELEIPIQINTVISRYNIDVLDEMAKLIEELDCVLWSVFFLVPTGRGQESDMISPVQHEQVFTWLYKLSKRVKFDIKTTAAQHYRRVVIQNKMRENLTDNDGINYEDALMHGSTGTIDGLGRAPKGVNDGNGFVFISHIGDVYPSGLLPVKAGNIRETPIAEIYRQSPIFKSLRNPDMYKGKCGVCEFRHVCGGSRSRAYAMTGDYLESEPFCVYIPKALRKKQEQV, encoded by the coding sequence GTGTTTAGTCGTGATTATCATAAAGATCCATTTATTGTTATATGGGAGTTAACAAGAGCTTGTCAGCTAAAATGTCTACACTGTCGCGCTGAGGCGCAATATAAACGCGATCCTCGCGAGTTATCGTTTGAAGAAGGAAAAAAACTAATAGATGATATATATGAAATGAATAATCCAATGTTAGTATTTACCGGTGGAGATCCACTGATGCGTGAGGATGTATACGATATTGCTGATTATGCGATAAAAAAAGGTGTTCGTGTATCCATGACACCAAGTGCAACACCCAATGTGACAAAAGAAGCAATAGAAAAAGCGAAGGAAGTTGGTCTTGCGCGTTGGGCCTTTAGTCTAGATGGACCAACAGCCGAGATACATGATCATTTTAGAGGTACGAACGGCTCATTTGATCTCACAATGAAAGCTATCAAATATTTACATGAACTGGAAATCCCGATTCAAATTAATACTGTCATCTCTCGTTATAATATTGATGTATTAGATGAAATGGCAAAGCTGATCGAAGAATTAGATTGTGTATTATGGAGTGTATTTTTCTTAGTACCAACGGGACGTGGCCAAGAATCAGACATGATTTCGCCAGTACAACATGAACAAGTTTTCACGTGGTTGTATAAATTGAGCAAACGAGTTAAATTTGATATTAAAACAACTGCAGCTCAACATTATCGAAGAGTGGTTATTCAGAACAAGATGAGAGAAAATCTTACAGATAACGACGGTATTAATTATGAAGATGCATTAATGCATGGTTCAACAGGTACAATTGATGGACTAGGTCGTGCACCAAAAGGTGTAAATGATGGAAATGGATTTGTATTTATTTCACATATTGGGGATGTCTATCCAAGTGGATTATTACCAGTAAAGGCTGGAAATATTAGAGAAACTCCAATAGCTGAAATTTATCGTCAATCACCCATTTTCAAGTCTTTACGTAACCCGGATATGTACAAAGGAAAGTGCGGCGTATGTGAATTTAGACATGTATGCGGCGGTTCAAGGTCTAGAGCGTATGCAATGACAGGTGATTATCTAGAAAGTGAACCATTCTGTGTATATATACCTAAAGCGTTAAGGAAGAAACAAGAACAAGTTTAA
- a CDS encoding molybdenum cofactor biosynthesis protein MoaE, with product MTQSLFLITKDPISIEEVSNKVVRRNAGAINTFIGTVRELTKGKKTLYLEYDAYVSMAEKKLAQIGREIQEKWPESVTAITHRIGRLEISDIAVVIAVSTPHRADSFEASRYAIERIKEIVPIWKKEHWEDGELWIGDQLEQKAYPSGKPEKEDMES from the coding sequence TTGACTCAATCGCTATTTTTAATAACGAAAGATCCTATTTCCATTGAGGAAGTATCAAATAAAGTAGTTCGACGTAACGCAGGCGCCATTAATACATTTATTGGTACGGTTCGTGAATTAACAAAAGGAAAGAAGACGCTTTACTTAGAGTATGATGCCTATGTGTCAATGGCTGAGAAGAAACTTGCTCAAATTGGTAGGGAAATTCAAGAAAAGTGGCCTGAATCAGTTACAGCCATTACACATCGAATTGGTCGCCTTGAGATCTCCGATATTGCCGTAGTGATTGCAGTATCAACACCGCATCGAGCAGATTCATTTGAAGCAAGTCGTTATGCTATCGAGCGAATCAAAGAAATTGTACCAATTTGGAAAAAAGAACATTGGGAAGATGGAGAACTTTGGATAGGAGATCAACTTGAACAAAAGGCATATCCATCTGGTAAACCAGAGAAGGAGGATATGGAATCATGA
- a CDS encoding DsrE family protein, whose product MENKIILLLSDQLGQGDRQLGEGVLETYFTLLKQQEKKPRAVFCMNRGVLTMTDQSLVSVHLKELADQGVAVLACKTCADYYEVSDKITAGEISGMDKFIELSSQYEVLTIS is encoded by the coding sequence TTGGAAAATAAAATTATTTTGCTTTTATCTGATCAGTTAGGACAAGGAGATAGACAACTTGGGGAAGGTGTTCTTGAGACATATTTTACTCTTTTGAAACAACAGGAAAAGAAACCTAGGGCTGTTTTTTGTATGAATCGTGGCGTTTTAACGATGACAGATCAATCGCTCGTTTCAGTACATTTAAAAGAATTGGCGGATCAAGGGGTAGCTGTTCTGGCTTGTAAAACATGTGCCGATTATTATGAGGTTTCTGATAAGATTACTGCAGGGGAAATTAGTGGAATGGATAAGTTTATTGAGTTATCAAGTCAATATGAAGTTTTGACCATTTCTTAA
- the cspD gene encoding cold-shock protein CspD: MQNGKVKWFNSEKGFGFIEVEGGDDVFVHFSAIQGEGFKTLEEGQNVEFEIVEGNRGPQAANVVKL; this comes from the coding sequence ATGCAAAATGGTAAAGTAAAATGGTTTAACAGCGAAAAAGGTTTTGGATTTATCGAAGTTGAAGGCGGAGACGATGTATTCGTTCACTTCTCAGCTATTCAAGGTGAAGGTTTCAAAACTTTAGAAGAAGGTCAAAACGTTGAATTCGAAATCGTTGAAGGCAACCGTGGACCACAAGCTGCTAACGTTGTAAAATTATAA
- a CDS encoding molybdopterin molybdotransferase MoeA, with product MLDKRDPIQVSEAVSRVMNYSRQGDIEYISIKDSDNRYLAVPVKASHDIPPFDRAPYDGFAIRAEDSVSASQTNPVEFEVIEEIGAGHIATKDIKPFQAIRIMTGALMPKGCNAVVMLELARDVTREGKDFMVIKRPFKPGDNVSYQGSETKEGDILVESGRCVNPGIKALLATFGYAKVPVVKKPIVGLYATGTELLDVDEPLQPGKIRNSNAYMINSQINRAHATSKYYGKLEDDFDKCYDAIKASLNEVDILITTGGVSVGDYDYLPEIYKKLGATILFNKIAMRPGSVTTVAEYDGKLLFGLSGNPSACFVGFELFVRPIIRSWYRSRKPHLQMIEAILDSDFTKANPFTRFVRSTILYKDGRVYVQPSGLDKSNVVTSLVDADSLMILPGGTRGYGPGDQVKVLLLEDEKGSEWPWN from the coding sequence GTGCTAGATAAAAGAGACCCAATACAAGTTAGTGAAGCAGTTAGTAGAGTAATGAATTATAGTAGACAAGGTGATATTGAATATATTTCAATTAAGGATAGCGATAATCGATACCTGGCTGTGCCAGTTAAAGCAAGCCATGATATTCCCCCATTTGATCGTGCTCCATATGATGGATTTGCAATACGAGCTGAAGATAGTGTAAGTGCGTCACAAACGAATCCTGTTGAATTCGAAGTTATAGAAGAAATCGGAGCAGGTCACATCGCAACGAAAGACATTAAGCCGTTTCAGGCGATTAGAATTATGACAGGTGCCCTGATGCCAAAAGGGTGTAATGCTGTAGTTATGCTTGAATTAGCAAGAGATGTAACGCGTGAAGGAAAAGACTTTATGGTAATTAAACGTCCATTCAAGCCAGGGGATAATGTCTCATATCAAGGATCGGAAACCAAAGAAGGGGATATTCTTGTTGAAAGTGGGCGTTGTGTTAATCCTGGAATTAAGGCTTTACTTGCAACATTTGGTTACGCTAAAGTCCCAGTGGTGAAAAAACCAATTGTTGGTTTATATGCTACTGGCACTGAACTTTTAGATGTGGACGAGCCTTTACAGCCTGGAAAAATACGTAACAGCAATGCCTATATGATAAATTCACAAATTAATCGTGCACATGCAACATCAAAGTATTATGGGAAATTAGAAGATGATTTCGATAAGTGCTATGATGCAATTAAGGCATCCTTAAATGAGGTTGATATATTAATAACCACTGGCGGTGTTTCTGTCGGTGATTATGATTACCTACCTGAAATTTATAAAAAATTAGGCGCAACTATTCTTTTTAATAAAATTGCTATGCGTCCAGGCAGTGTAACAACAGTTGCTGAATATGATGGCAAGCTATTATTTGGATTGTCTGGTAATCCATCTGCATGCTTTGTAGGATTTGAATTGTTTGTAAGACCGATTATTAGAAGTTGGTATCGTTCGCGAAAACCGCATCTTCAAATGATAGAAGCAATACTTGATAGCGATTTCACTAAGGCCAATCCATTTACCAGATTTGTTAGAAGTACAATCCTTTATAAGGACGGTCGAGTATATGTTCAACCATCTGGACTAGATAAGTCAAATGTCGTCACTTCTTTAGTCGATGCAGATTCTTTAATGATTTTACCTGGTGGAACGAGAGGTTATGGACCTGGTGATCAAGTTAAAGTACTACTATTAGAAGATGAAAAAGGCAGCGAATGGCCGTGGAATTAG
- a CDS encoding YitT family protein gives MLLLETKKFIVVIIGALLNAIALNLFLIPANVYASGFTGMAQLLSSILSEYTPIFVSTGILLFILNVPVTILGWLKVGKLFTIYSFISVAATTFFLEIIPVVSLSDDLLLNSVFGGVILAIGVGFTLKWGASTGGLDIIAMILSRMKDKPVGTYIFSLNSIIIIVAGLLYGWEKALYTLVSLYVSTRVIDAIHTRHEKLTAMIVTKNGAALQKAIHQQLVRGITSVPARGAFTNEQKEMLIMVITRYELFDLERIIKEVDPGAFTNIVQTTGVFGFFRKD, from the coding sequence TTGTTATTACTTGAAACAAAGAAATTTATCGTGGTAATAATAGGAGCATTATTAAATGCTATCGCTTTAAATTTATTTTTAATTCCAGCAAATGTGTATGCAAGTGGATTTACGGGTATGGCCCAACTATTGTCAAGTATTCTCTCGGAGTATACACCTATATTCGTTTCGACAGGTATACTTTTATTTATATTAAATGTTCCAGTTACAATTTTAGGTTGGCTGAAAGTTGGAAAGTTATTTACTATATATAGCTTTATAAGTGTAGCAGCAACCACATTTTTTTTAGAAATCATACCTGTAGTTTCTTTATCCGATGATTTACTGTTAAATTCAGTATTTGGAGGCGTTATTTTAGCGATAGGTGTAGGTTTTACTCTTAAGTGGGGTGCATCAACTGGTGGGCTAGATATCATTGCAATGATTTTGTCCCGAATGAAAGATAAGCCTGTTGGCACCTATATTTTCTCACTTAATTCTATTATTATAATAGTAGCGGGTCTACTTTATGGATGGGAAAAAGCACTATACACATTGGTTTCATTATATGTTTCGACAAGAGTAATTGATGCTATACATACACGACATGAAAAATTAACAGCAATGATTGTTACAAAGAATGGAGCGGCGTTACAAAAAGCTATTCATCAACAATTAGTTCGTGGTATTACATCTGTACCAGCGCGTGGTGCATTCACAAATGAGCAAAAGGAAATGCTTATCATGGTAATTACAAGATACGAATTGTTTGATTTAGAGCGGATTATCAAAGAAGTCGATCCAGGGGCTTTTACAAATATTGTACAAACAACGGGGGTTTTTGGATTTTTTCGCAAGGACTAA
- a CDS encoding Crp/Fnr family transcriptional regulator — MSSISITKLLHSFTIFKELTDDELQPIIDISQTRTFEPRTHVFMQGDPLDRVFFIHSGKVKIYKTDFNGKEQIVSVLKDGDMFPHVGFFRKGEFPAHAEVLEPSSIVVIPIANFEQILVKYPEVSIKLFRVMGEKIIDLQERLEEQILSNTYEQIIKLLLRLSHDHGVPINGDEKKLLITTPFTNRELANMIGSSRETVSRTLNQLKKKELLNTNSEGLYIIEIEKLKDQLF, encoded by the coding sequence ATGTCATCAATTTCAATTACAAAGCTGCTCCATAGTTTTACAATTTTTAAAGAATTAACCGATGATGAGTTACAACCCATTATTGATATCTCCCAAACAAGAACTTTTGAACCAAGGACACATGTTTTTATGCAGGGGGATCCACTTGATCGTGTATTTTTCATTCATAGTGGGAAAGTTAAAATCTACAAAACGGATTTTAACGGCAAGGAACAAATTGTTTCTGTATTAAAAGACGGTGATATGTTTCCACATGTTGGCTTTTTCCGTAAAGGTGAATTTCCGGCACATGCAGAAGTATTAGAACCATCTAGTATAGTTGTCATACCAATTGCTAATTTCGAACAAATTCTTGTTAAATATCCAGAGGTAAGTATTAAATTATTCAGAGTTATGGGAGAAAAAATAATCGATCTCCAAGAACGCCTTGAAGAACAAATATTATCTAATACTTATGAACAAATCATAAAACTACTTCTACGTTTAAGTCATGACCACGGAGTTCCGATTAATGGTGATGAAAAAAAATTATTAATTACTACTCCCTTTACAAATCGGGAATTAGCTAATATGATTGGAAGTTCACGAGAAACAGTCAGTAGAACTTTAAATCAACTTAAAAAGAAAGAACTGCTCAATACAAATTCAGAAGGTCTATATATTATAGAAATCGAAAAATTAAAAGATCAATTATTTTAG
- the mobB gene encoding molybdopterin-guanine dinucleotide biosynthesis protein B produces MAVELETPVLQIVGFQNSGKTTLVTKIVHALMNENFRVGTLKHHGHGGFPDVFDKGKDSEKHRHAGAVVTGVEGDGVFQLHAHSPTGWSIDDMLSFYNKLSLDLIVVEGFKKANFPKIVLIRSEEDMILLNKLTQIVLVISWSKAVKSDAGIPCFNISAENDYIEWIVSNLKGRI; encoded by the coding sequence ATGGCCGTGGAATTAGAAACCCCAGTCCTACAAATTGTTGGTTTTCAGAATAGCGGAAAGACAACATTAGTTACAAAAATTGTACACGCATTAATGAATGAAAACTTTCGAGTAGGGACTCTAAAGCACCATGGCCATGGTGGTTTTCCCGATGTATTTGATAAAGGCAAAGATAGTGAAAAACATCGTCATGCGGGTGCTGTTGTAACAGGTGTTGAAGGTGATGGGGTATTTCAATTACATGCACATAGTCCAACGGGATGGTCAATCGATGACATGCTCTCTTTTTATAATAAACTATCACTCGATTTAATAGTGGTAGAAGGATTCAAGAAAGCAAATTTTCCAAAAATAGTGTTGATTAGATCTGAAGAAGATATGATACTTCTCAATAAATTAACGCAGATTGTTTTAGTAATATCTTGGTCAAAGGCTGTAAAAAGTGATGCAGGGATTCCCTGTTTTAATATTAGTGCTGAAAACGACTATATCGAATGGATTGTATCTAATTTGAAAGGAAGGATATGA
- a CDS encoding Cof-type HAD-IIB family hydrolase produces the protein MKQHLIALDLDGTLLTDEKTISDRTLKTIQEVRHRGHVVMISTGRPFRASQIYYQQLQLDTPIVNFNGAHIHHPKDETWGNYHSPMDLDVAKQIIDTCNKFNIYNILAEIKDDVYIHYYDETIMEIVSMGNPLIQTGSLADTLKFDPTSILIHPNKNDVETIRHYLSKELGTLIDHRKWGAPWHVIEVVKSGINKAVGVSKVADSFNIPPERIIAFGDEDNDLEMLEFAGYGVAMGNAIEEVKSIANEITETNEEDGLAAYLEEFFDISI, from the coding sequence ATGAAACAACATTTGATTGCTCTGGATCTTGATGGCACATTATTAACTGATGAAAAAACCATTTCTGACCGTACATTAAAAACAATACAGGAAGTTCGTCATCGTGGACATGTAGTGATGATATCCACAGGACGACCATTTCGTGCAAGTCAAATTTATTATCAACAATTGCAGCTAGATACACCAATCGTTAATTTTAATGGTGCACATATTCATCATCCTAAAGATGAGACGTGGGGTAATTATCATAGCCCGATGGACTTAGATGTGGCTAAGCAAATTATTGATACTTGCAATAAATTTAATATTTATAATATATTAGCCGAGATCAAAGATGACGTTTATATACATTATTATGATGAAACGATTATGGAAATAGTTTCAATGGGAAATCCGCTAATACAAACGGGCAGCTTAGCAGATACGCTAAAATTCGACCCAACCTCCATCTTAATTCATCCTAATAAAAATGATGTTGAAACTATACGTCATTACTTGTCTAAGGAACTAGGCACCTTAATTGACCATCGTAAGTGGGGAGCACCGTGGCACGTTATTGAAGTGGTAAAGTCAGGAATTAATAAAGCGGTTGGTGTAAGTAAGGTTGCAGACAGCTTTAATATTCCACCCGAAAGGATAATTGCCTTTGGTGATGAAGATAATGATCTTGAAATGTTAGAGTTTGCAGGGTATGGTGTCGCAATGGGAAATGCAATAGAGGAAGTAAAATCAATAGCTAATGAAATTACAGAAACTAATGAGGAAGATGGATTAGCTGCATATCTAGAGGAGTTTTTTGACATATCTATTTAA
- a CDS encoding metal-sulfur cluster assembly factor, translating to MNLKEMVMKELESVIDPELGVNVVDLGLIYEVDIDDNHNVDITMTLTTPGCPLHDSITNGAKFVVEALEEVKNVQVNLVWEPAWSPDRMSERARNWLGA from the coding sequence ATGAACTTAAAAGAGATGGTTATGAAAGAATTAGAATCTGTAATTGATCCTGAATTAGGAGTAAATGTAGTAGACTTAGGGCTTATTTATGAAGTAGATATCGATGATAACCATAACGTGGATATTACGATGACGTTAACAACCCCAGGTTGTCCACTGCACGACAGCATTACAAACGGTGCTAAGTTTGTAGTTGAAGCACTTGAAGAAGTTAAAAATGTTCAAGTCAATCTTGTATGGGAGCCAGCTTGGTCTCCTGATAGAATGAGTGAACGTGCAAGAAATTGGTTAGGCGCTTAA
- a CDS encoding alpha/beta fold hydrolase, which produces MYNISHEKIANIPSLHIAKQDLWEEKLPLIIFIHGFTSAKENNLHFAYLLAQNGFRVILPEVKGHGERTNSEIPKLYLYFWDLVVNTIDELDLIRKELINRQIVDECRIGLAGVSMGAIVTFGALKQYDWIKAAVSLMGCPAYVQYLQAQLTHLKEQNISLPFTTSELEEKIGSLQQYDITLAPDRLQKRPLLIWHGEVDNTVPHHFVYEFYNIVKKEQYINYSEHIKFISDPNAGHKVTREGILETIKWFKNFI; this is translated from the coding sequence ATGTACAACATAAGTCATGAAAAAATTGCTAATATCCCATCATTACATATTGCTAAACAAGATTTATGGGAAGAAAAGCTTCCTTTAATAATTTTTATTCACGGGTTTACAAGTGCAAAAGAAAATAATTTGCATTTTGCATATTTATTAGCACAAAATGGATTTAGAGTAATTTTACCTGAAGTAAAAGGGCATGGCGAAAGAACGAACAGTGAAATACCAAAGCTCTATCTGTATTTTTGGGATCTTGTAGTTAATACTATAGATGAATTAGATTTGATAAGAAAAGAGCTAATAAATAGACAAATAGTAGATGAATGTCGAATTGGTTTAGCGGGTGTGTCTATGGGAGCAATTGTTACGTTTGGAGCATTAAAACAATATGACTGGATTAAAGCAGCTGTGTCTTTAATGGGCTGTCCTGCATATGTGCAATACTTACAAGCGCAACTTACACATTTGAAGGAACAAAATATTTCTTTGCCGTTTACGACGTCAGAATTAGAAGAAAAAATTGGCTCCTTACAACAGTATGACATAACCCTTGCACCAGACCGTCTTCAAAAACGACCTTTATTAATTTGGCATGGTGAAGTAGATAATACTGTGCCACATCATTTTGTTTATGAATTTTACAATATAGTAAAAAAAGAGCAATATATAAATTATTCTGAACATATAAAATTTATCTCTGATCCCAATGCAGGTCATAAGGTAACAAGAGAGGGAATACTTGAAACAATAAAATGGTTTAAGAATTTTATTTAA
- a CDS encoding DUF2249 domain-containing protein produces MILDNRGLEPPQPMMRTLLELERLEVGEELIIINDRRPMFLYPELDEKGFFHQTIEIEDGSFQITITKKD; encoded by the coding sequence ATGATTTTAGATAATCGCGGTCTTGAGCCACCACAACCTATGATGAGAACACTTCTTGAACTTGAACGCTTAGAAGTTGGCGAAGAACTTATAATCATTAACGATCGTCGTCCAATGTTTCTTTATCCAGAGCTAGATGAAAAAGGTTTTTTTCACCAGACTATTGAAATTGAGGATGGGAGTTTTCAAATTACTATCACAAAGAAAGATTAA
- a CDS encoding BsuPI-related putative proteinase inhibitor encodes MKFRNLCLAFLLAVFMMLTACGTAEQEGQQEENIEEVEPTNGEVLEKINALEQLDTTVDIHQNEQVVLFDIKLKNNNEEDVNLTFTSGQQFEIVVTNNKNEEVYRYSINKSFIQAVEDVVIPANESLEWHEEWVVPENLPRGEFQAAIEIVASHVNGEENKNGLVTTKDFQIDMNNSAFRNIEASGKNGEYVVKGEARVFEGSFLYTVEEGHDYLIEETAVQVNEGAPEWSSFELKISIPQDQLPVNGTLTLSMYERSAKDNSIVNQYFVKLDEIGY; translated from the coding sequence ATGAAATTTAGAAATCTGTGTCTGGCTTTCCTGTTAGCTGTGTTCATGATGCTTACAGCATGTGGAACTGCTGAACAAGAAGGACAACAGGAAGAAAATATAGAAGAAGTTGAACCTACTAATGGAGAGGTACTAGAAAAGATAAATGCACTTGAACAACTAGATACAACGGTAGACATTCATCAAAATGAACAAGTGGTTTTATTTGATATAAAGCTCAAAAATAATAATGAAGAAGATGTAAACCTTACATTTACAAGTGGTCAACAATTTGAGATTGTTGTTACAAATAATAAGAATGAAGAAGTCTATCGATACTCTATAAATAAATCGTTTATACAAGCAGTTGAAGATGTGGTGATTCCAGCAAATGAAAGTCTCGAGTGGCATGAGGAATGGGTAGTACCAGAGAATTTGCCTCGTGGAGAATTTCAAGCTGCAATTGAAATTGTAGCTAGTCATGTCAATGGAGAGGAAAATAAAAATGGTTTAGTAACGACAAAAGATTTTCAAATTGATATGAATAACAGTGCGTTTAGAAATATTGAAGCGTCCGGTAAAAATGGAGAGTACGTTGTTAAAGGTGAAGCAAGAGTATTTGAAGGGTCATTTCTTTATACTGTAGAAGAGGGTCATGATTATTTGATCGAAGAAACTGCTGTTCAAGTAAACGAAGGTGCACCGGAATGGTCGTCGTTTGAATTGAAAATTTCAATTCCTCAGGACCAATTACCTGTAAACGGAACACTAACATTAAGTATGTATGAAAGAAGTGCAAAGGATAACTCAATTGTAAATCAGTACTTTGTAAAACTAGATGAAATAGGTTATTAA
- a CDS encoding DUF3813 domain-containing protein, whose translation MGNQLFQLAKSAVHQAEVSSQAGNIAEAQANIEIAKNNLSSAFANSTAAEQRQLQEMQQRLEQTQQSLTNRQ comes from the coding sequence ATGGGAAACCAACTATTTCAGTTAGCAAAATCTGCCGTTCATCAAGCCGAAGTTTCTAGTCAAGCAGGTAATATTGCAGAGGCACAAGCTAATATAGAAATAGCTAAAAATAATTTGTCCTCAGCATTTGCAAACTCTACTGCAGCCGAACAAAGACAGCTACAAGAAATGCAACAACGATTAGAACAGACACAACAATCATTAACAAATAGACAGTAA
- a CDS encoding metal-sulfur cluster assembly factor: protein MEKALEENIYGALENVLDPELGVDIVNLGLVYGLELDDEGVLTVTMTLTSMGCPLAPQIESDVKRVLADLPEVKETKVNIVWNPPWSKDKMSRYAKIALGIPD, encoded by the coding sequence ATGGAAAAAGCTCTTGAAGAGAATATATATGGTGCTTTAGAAAATGTATTGGACCCAGAATTAGGTGTTGATATTGTTAATCTTGGGTTGGTTTATGGTCTTGAACTAGATGATGAAGGGGTCTTAACAGTTACAATGACATTAACTTCAATGGGGTGTCCACTTGCACCTCAAATTGAGTCAGATGTTAAACGTGTATTAGCTGATTTACCAGAGGTTAAAGAAACAAAGGTAAATATTGTTTGGAATCCTCCTTGGTCAAAAGATAAAATGAGCCGCTATGCGAAGATAGCATTAGGTATTCCAGATTAA
- the moaD gene encoding molybdopterin converting factor subunit 1 produces MINVLFFAHLQEAVGESNISWSADSPITVQELKQKLEEKYNLNLQSVMVAVNEEYAEDDVQLTSGDTIALIPPVSGG; encoded by the coding sequence ATGATTAACGTGTTATTTTTTGCGCATCTTCAAGAGGCAGTGGGTGAATCGAATATTTCTTGGTCGGCGGATAGTCCAATTACTGTACAGGAATTAAAACAAAAGCTAGAAGAAAAATACAACTTAAATCTTCAATCAGTTATGGTTGCAGTGAATGAGGAATATGCTGAAGATGATGTACAGCTAACCTCGGGAGATACGATTGCACTTATACCGCCTGTTAGTGGCGGATGA